One window of Biomphalaria glabrata chromosome 6, xgBioGlab47.1, whole genome shotgun sequence genomic DNA carries:
- the LOC106062756 gene encoding death-associated inhibitor of apoptosis 2-like isoform X1, which produces MSELITSRNSLLTSTTFRKPHQRLDSLSSLKAHPLFSHTLIATAGFYNKGGELFCYRCGLHVPYRELNASTFREHRKYSHICAPFQPADDIVSEVEAVVEKLHLKNEITLSPVEADHLSKNKEQNAGKDELDKTVVYSLLKRENAYLKEKTICCSCYSVEASYIILPCGHLGACRDCIKTLERCPICQVTVLDATKLKLEVESEDGETVVLTFGDADDKDVKGIQFNLA; this is translated from the exons ATGTCTGAATTGATAACTAGTAGAAATAGTCTTCTTACAAGCACTACTTTCAGAAAGCCACACCAGAGACTTGACAGCTTGTCATCTTTGAAAGCCCATCCTTTATTTTCACACACACTCATTGCAACTGCAGGATTTTAtaataaag GAGGAGAATTATTTTGTTACCGATGTGGCCTTCATGTGCCTTACAGGGAACTAAATGCATCGACATTCAGGGAACATAGAAAATACAGTCATATCTGTGCCCCATTTCAACCAG CTGATGATATTGTCAGTGAAGTAGAGGCAGTTGTTGAAAAACTTCATCTGAAAAATGAAATAACCTTGTCTCCAGTAGAGGCAGACCATCTCTCCAAGAATAAAGAGCAAAATG CAGGAAAGGATGAATTGGATAAAACTGTGGTATACAGCTTATTGAAGAGAGAGAATGCATATTTGAAAGAAAAGACAATTTGTTGTTCATGTTACTCTGTAGAGGCCAGCTACATCATTCTACCCTGCGGTCACTTGGGTGCCTGCAGAGACTGCATTAAAACATTAGAGCGTTGCCCCATTTGTCAGGTTACGGTGTTGGATGCTACAAAGTTAAAACTTGAAGTAGAAAGTGAGGATGGAGAAACTGTTGTGCTGACATTTGGAGACGCAGACGACAAAGATGTTAAAGGAATACAATTTAATTTGGCTTAA
- the LOC106062756 gene encoding death-associated inhibitor of apoptosis 2-like isoform X2, giving the protein MSELITSRNSLLTSTTFRKPHQRLDSLSSLKAHPLFSHTLIATAGFYNKGGELFCYRCGLHVPYRELNASTFREHRKYSHICAPFQPADDIVSEVEAVVEKLHLKNEITLSPVEADHLSKNKEQNGKDELDKTVVYSLLKRENAYLKEKTICCSCYSVEASYIILPCGHLGACRDCIKTLERCPICQVTVLDATKLKLEVESEDGETVVLTFGDADDKDVKGIQFNLA; this is encoded by the exons ATGTCTGAATTGATAACTAGTAGAAATAGTCTTCTTACAAGCACTACTTTCAGAAAGCCACACCAGAGACTTGACAGCTTGTCATCTTTGAAAGCCCATCCTTTATTTTCACACACACTCATTGCAACTGCAGGATTTTAtaataaag GAGGAGAATTATTTTGTTACCGATGTGGCCTTCATGTGCCTTACAGGGAACTAAATGCATCGACATTCAGGGAACATAGAAAATACAGTCATATCTGTGCCCCATTTCAACCAG CTGATGATATTGTCAGTGAAGTAGAGGCAGTTGTTGAAAAACTTCATCTGAAAAATGAAATAACCTTGTCTCCAGTAGAGGCAGACCATCTCTCCAAGAATAAAGAGCAAAATG GAAAGGATGAATTGGATAAAACTGTGGTATACAGCTTATTGAAGAGAGAGAATGCATATTTGAAAGAAAAGACAATTTGTTGTTCATGTTACTCTGTAGAGGCCAGCTACATCATTCTACCCTGCGGTCACTTGGGTGCCTGCAGAGACTGCATTAAAACATTAGAGCGTTGCCCCATTTGTCAGGTTACGGTGTTGGATGCTACAAAGTTAAAACTTGAAGTAGAAAGTGAGGATGGAGAAACTGTTGTGCTGACATTTGGAGACGCAGACGACAAAGATGTTAAAGGAATACAATTTAATTTGGCTTAA